Sequence from the Anaerobranca californiensis DSM 14826 genome:
ACCCCCTGTGGAAGTAAAAACATCTCTAGCTATAATTGTATCCATAACCTCTTGGACTTGACCGCTGTCTATTGGCTCTATTGGATCATTTAGTGATAAAGTAACAGTTTTTCCTTCTTGATTTTTAAAGACTAGTTGTAAAGTTTTATTCATCCAAATCCCCTCCTTTTTTTATAGTAGAATTAATAAATTAAACCAACTTAATTTGATCTATCCTCATTACATCTAAAAGAGGATAAATTTGTAATGAAGCTAAAGCTTCTGCCACTTCTTTGAGTCCTTCATTACTGGCGTCTGTTTTAACTCTGTTAAAGGTACGGTTAATTTTAATACTGTTTCCTTCATCATCGACATCCCTTTCTAACACCAACACTAGCCTTGAGTTTTCAATCATAACTTATCACCTCCTTTTCACACTACATAATGCAGGAAAAAAGGAAAATTACCACAGGGGAAAATAAAAAAAGGGAATTTATCAAATTTAAGATAAATCCCCTTTTTATAAATCAATTTTAATCTTTTTTATTATAAACTGACACTTTATTTTTACCTGTTTCTTTTGATCCAACATACATCGTCCGGTCAGCTTTTCTCATTAAGTCTAAGTGATCTTCGGCATCGGTAGGATATTCGGCAATTCCTGCACTAAAACTTAAAAATTCTTCAATCCCTTCTTCGATTTTTAGTGGGGTATTGACCACTTCATTTAAGATCCTTTTAGCTACCTTTTCAGCGGTACCTTTATCGGTATCAGGGAAAAGTATTACAAACTCATCTCCCCCATACCTAAAAAGGACATCATATTTTCTAATATATTTTCTAAAAATAGCTGCTAAATCAATTAAAACTTTATTACCCACTGTATGACCGTAAGTATCGTTAATCCTTTTAAAATCATCTAAATCTATGACCATTAAACTGACCTTTGACCCTTCTGCTGCAGCCTTTTCTACTTCTTGTTGAATTCGCTGTTGGAAATAGCGGTAATTATATACTTTAGTTAAATCATCTAAAATGGCTTTATTTTCCATATCTTTAAAGGTTTTAGCATTAGCTAAGGCAACTGCTGCCTGATTTGCTAATATTTCTAAAAGGAGTACTTCTGTTTTATTGAATACCTTTTTCTTGTATTTAATTCCCGTGATAACTCCAATTAATTTTTCCCCTCTGAGCATAGGAACGGCTAACAAGGAATAAGGCCGATCTAAAGCACTATTAAATATCCTAGAATCTTTCGATGTATCCTCCACCAATACCGTTTGTTTAATTTGGGCACAATAACCGGTAGCACCTTGACCAATTTTTAAATTAGTCTTCTCTAAATAGTCTTTCATATCCCCTTTAGAATACACTGCTTTAAGTTCTTTATCCCCTTCTAGCAAAAAGATGTAGAGGGAGTTTAGTTCTAGGACCTGACTACAGTGTTCTCCAACCTTTGATAAAGTTTCCTCTATATCTAAACTGGCATTGATTTCTGTAGATATAGTATAAATACCATGAAGTTGTTCATTTAATCTGGCAACTTTTTTATAAAGCCGGAAAACATAAGAGGAAGTAACTAAAGGAACAAAGATAATGACAATTGAAATAGGTTGGTAATTGTATAGTCCTGCCATGATAATACCTAATGGTACTGTAATTAGATATGTAAGCAAATCCCATTGGATATCATGGAGCAAAATTTTAACAGTATAATTTTTATCTATCAAATTATAGAATATCGCTAAAATTCCGTGGTTAATAACTAAAATAGTGAATACCATTAAAATTAAAGGAATAATAGAATAATTATCAAAAACTTGCCAACTTCCTCCTGTAAACCTAAAAACATAGCCTCCAATTATAGTAGATGTAGAAACAATTCCCACATTAAATAAAGCATCAATTATTTTTCGCTTATGGAAAACAAGTTGAGATAAAAATATACCAAAGGAAACAATCATAACTGGTAAAAAAAAGTCTTGAAAGACATAAAAAGCACAGAGGATAAAGGCAAAGGCTAAAGATAAATGTCCTTTAGCTAATGGTATTGTCATCCTTTCTAATAAAGAAGACAATACCAAAAATAAAAGGATAAGAAGGAAATTATCCTCAATAAATAGCCCTTTACTAGCTACACTACCTAAAAGGAGTAAAATAACTCCTAAACCAGCCACCGCTACTTTTAAAATTTTTGCTTTTTCCATTAAAGCCCCCTCCAAAAAAAAAAACAAAAAAACTAAAATTTATTAAATTTTAACACAACTTTTGCAAAATTACCATATTTTAATGCAAAAAAAAAAAGACCCTGCTGAGGGGGGGTGCAGGGCCGAGGGGTAGTGTATCACTTCAAGTAATATATTAGCAAAATTTGTCGAAAAAACAAGTATTTTGGGTACTATTTTTATTAAATTTCCTTTAGTACTTTAGGACTAGTTCCTATGTCAGAAAAATAAAATTTAATAGATTTCTCTACCTCTGATAACGTTAATTTATTAGTATCCAAGAGGATGATGATATCTCCACCACAGCTTTTTAGGAGAGATTCTAAAGTGGAATTTTTTAGATCACCTATGACTTTTACAAAATAATATTGCCTTGCTAGTTTTTTAGCGATATTTAGGGTTTGATCAGTAGAGGCAAGGTCGAAGATTATCACATCTACAGGACAAAGGGAGTTTTCATCAAAATAACATAGTGAAGCAATATATCTAATTATCCTTTCTAAATTTTCTTCCCAATTATAGACCATAAGGACCATTGAGGTTTTGGGTTTAGTCAATTTTTTCCCATTTATTAAATTAAAACTCCATTTTAACAAACTGAATAATCCAATTATAACTAACATCAATAGAATACTGTCTCTCATAAATAATTCACCCCCTGCTTCACTATATGCAGGGAGTGGGCAATTGTACCAAATTTTTATAGCTTTACAAAACCTTCTTTAATTCCCTTTACCACCGCTTGAGTCCGATCATAAACCCCAAGCTTTTTAAATACTCTACTGACATGATTTTTTACTGTCTTTTCACTGATATTTAGCTGGTCTCCGATTTCTTTATTGCTTTTTCCTTCTGCCATTAACTTATAAACTACTAATTCTCTATCCGTTAAATCATAGACATTTTCCACTATAACTTGACCATTTCCCGTTAAGTTTTTAATTTTTTGCAGTTCTTTAAATAATTTTATCGTTAAAGTAGGATGTATAAAGGCGTCTCCTGTATAGACATTTCTTATCCCTTCAATAATTTTTTCCCCTTCTAAATCCTTTAACATATATCCTTCTGCTCCAAATTTAATTGCTTCTAATATGTATTCATCACCATCATGGATAGTCAACATGATTACCTTTGTAGCTGGATAATGGGTTTTAATCCACTTTGTCGCTTCTATTCCATTCATTTTAGGCATGTTTATATCCATTAACACAATATGGGGGCGGTATCTTTCTACCAATCTACAGCCTTCTTCTCCATTTTCCCCTTGACCTACCACTTCAAAATCCCGTTCAAAATCTAAAATTTTAATAATACCCTGCCGTAAAAGCTTATGATCTTCTACTACTACAATTTTTATCTTCTCCATTTATTTCCCCTCCTCTTTTATATAAGGGATTTCCACTATAATCATAGTCCCTTGTCCTAATCCCGTTTTTATATCAAACTTTCCATTTAAAAGACTAACCCTTTCTTTAATACCGATAATTCCATAACATTCAAAGGATGGATCTGTTAAATCCTCCCTTAATTCAAAGCCAACTCCATTGTCTTTTATGATAATTTTTATATTTCCATGTTTAATTTCTACTTTAACCATAGCTAAAGAAGCTTTACTGTGTTTAAAGATGTTTTGCAAAGCTTCTTGAACTATCCGGAAAATAGTTACTTCTATCTCACCATCAAATCTTTGTTCTTTGCCCAATAAAATAAATTCTACCCTTATATTATTCTTTTCACTAAAATCTTCACAATATCTTTTTAATGTAGGTATGAGGCCTAAATCATCTAATACCATAGGCCGCAATTGGTGAATTATCCGGCGAATTTCCCCTAATGTATCTTTAATTTTACCTTTAATCTGCAATATTTCTTCTTTAGCTTTTTGTGGGTCAAAACTTAACATTTTTTCTGCAATTTCTGTATTTAAGATAATATCTGCTAAACTTTGAGCGGGGCCGTCGTGGATCTCCCTGGCCAATCTCTTCCTCTCCGTTTCTTGGGCTTGAATGATTTTATAGCCAATATTCTTTTGCTGTTTATATTCAGCGGCCTGTTGAGACATATTTTTGATATTTACTAATAAATAATCTAAAGCGACGGAAACATGGTTTATTAAGTGTTCTGCCTTTTCCACCATTTTTTCTAAACTTCGCAAACGGATTTGTAATTCATTCCTTTTTTCTAATAAATCTCTTTCTTTTTGCCGATACAAAATTAGATCTAGTTTTAGTTGATGGGCATATTCATAAGCTTCTTGAATAGCCCTTTGATCATAAATATTGAAATTTTTACTGACTTCCATCAATCTAATCCTTGCCTTTTTTTCTTTAATTTCTGTCTGGTCAACTAATTCTACTATCCTTTTTGTTTCCACCTGAATTTCCGCTAAATTTCCTTTGACTTTATTCATTTCCAATCTTGCAGATTCGGAAATATCAAAAATTGCTTCTTTGCCCTTTTCAATACTTTCAATTATTTTTTCAGTGACATTATCTAACAATTTAACATCAAAGTTCCCCAATGAAAACACCTCATCAAGAATAAATTACACCTACTATCTGTCTTTTATTATTCTACATTATTCTACAGTTTCCTGCAAAAATAGAGTTAATTATTAGTAATAAGAACTTATTTACTAATTAATGGGAATAAAAAAACACACCTTATTGAATAAATCCTAAGGAATAGACTAGTTGTCATAATTTTAGGAAAAATCAATAAAGATGTGTTTTAATATGTTTCTATGATACTTATTATTTAACTTTTTGGGCTAAAATTTCTGCTTTGTCA
This genomic interval carries:
- a CDS encoding sensor histidine kinase, translated to MGNFDVKLLDNVTEKIIESIEKGKEAIFDISESARLEMNKVKGNLAEIQVETKRIVELVDQTEIKEKKARIRLMEVSKNFNIYDQRAIQEAYEYAHQLKLDLILYRQKERDLLEKRNELQIRLRSLEKMVEKAEHLINHVSVALDYLLVNIKNMSQQAAEYKQQKNIGYKIIQAQETERKRLAREIHDGPAQSLADIILNTEIAEKMLSFDPQKAKEEILQIKGKIKDTLGEIRRIIHQLRPMVLDDLGLIPTLKRYCEDFSEKNNIRVEFILLGKEQRFDGEIEVTIFRIVQEALQNIFKHSKASLAMVKVEIKHGNIKIIIKDNGVGFELREDLTDPSFECYGIIGIKERVSLLNGKFDIKTGLGQGTMIIVEIPYIKEEGK
- a CDS encoding DUF1659 domain-containing protein → MIENSRLVLVLERDVDDEGNSIKINRTFNRVKTDASNEGLKEVAEALASLQIYPLLDVMRIDQIKLV
- a CDS encoding glycosyltransferase family 2 protein, giving the protein MRDSILLMLVIIGLFSLLKWSFNLINGKKLTKPKTSMVLMVYNWEENLERIIRYIASLCYFDENSLCPVDVIIFDLASTDQTLNIAKKLARQYYFVKVIGDLKNSTLESLLKSCGGDIIILLDTNKLTLSEVEKSIKFYFSDIGTSPKVLKEI
- a CDS encoding sensor domain-containing diguanylate cyclase; this encodes MEKAKILKVAVAGLGVILLLLGSVASKGLFIEDNFLLILLFLVLSSLLERMTIPLAKGHLSLAFAFILCAFYVFQDFFLPVMIVSFGIFLSQLVFHKRKIIDALFNVGIVSTSTIIGGYVFRFTGGSWQVFDNYSIIPLILMVFTILVINHGILAIFYNLIDKNYTVKILLHDIQWDLLTYLITVPLGIIMAGLYNYQPISIVIIFVPLVTSSYVFRLYKKVARLNEQLHGIYTISTEINASLDIEETLSKVGEHCSQVLELNSLYIFLLEGDKELKAVYSKGDMKDYLEKTNLKIGQGATGYCAQIKQTVLVEDTSKDSRIFNSALDRPYSLLAVPMLRGEKLIGVITGIKYKKKVFNKTEVLLLEILANQAAVALANAKTFKDMENKAILDDLTKVYNYRYFQQRIQQEVEKAAAEGSKVSLMVIDLDDFKRINDTYGHTVGNKVLIDLAAIFRKYIRKYDVLFRYGGDEFVILFPDTDKGTAEKVAKRILNEVVNTPLKIEEGIEEFLSFSAGIAEYPTDAEDHLDLMRKADRTMYVGSKETGKNKVSVYNKKD
- a CDS encoding response regulator, which produces MEKIKIVVVEDHKLLRQGIIKILDFERDFEVVGQGENGEEGCRLVERYRPHIVLMDINMPKMNGIEATKWIKTHYPATKVIMLTIHDGDEYILEAIKFGAEGYMLKDLEGEKIIEGIRNVYTGDAFIHPTLTIKLFKELQKIKNLTGNGQVIVENVYDLTDRELVVYKLMAEGKSNKEIGDQLNISEKTVKNHVSRVFKKLGVYDRTQAVVKGIKEGFVKL
- a CDS encoding DUF2922 domain-containing protein is translated as MNKTLQLVFKNQEGKTVTLSLNDPIEPIDSGQVQEVMDTIIARDVFTSTGGSLVEKVTARLVAREVTEIF